GCTCTGCTGACTGTCGACCGGCCGACGCAGACGCCACAGCAACAGGCCAACGCCGCCTGCCGCTGCTGCTCCCTAGGCCGCTGCTGCTCCACCTGGGGGAGGAGTTCTCCCTCCGGCTGGGGGGAGGCTCTGCtgcttcctctccctctttccctccctcgtCCTCTTCCTCGGCTGTGAACGTGGCGCTGCTGCGGCTGACGCAGCGCCTCCTGCAGGTGCACGCCGAGcagcaggaagaggagaaggagaagcgGTCAGAGGAGCCTCCCATCTCTCTGGACCTGACCTTCCACCTGCTGAGAGAAGTTCTGCAGATGGCGCGCGCTGAGCAGCAGGCGCAGCAGGCCGACAGCAACCGCAGGATGATGGACACGGCCGGGAAATGATTCGGGACACTCTGCACGTCCTGACCCTCGCCGTAACACGGGGACTTTCTACTTCCTGTCCAATGCTTTTATCATTTTATGGTTTTCATTAAAGCTGCAACTGCTGATTATTAAACTGATGTTGTTGTACCTTTGGGAAATGATTCCGAGAACTTTCTGCACTTTCTGTCCAGTGGTTTTATGTTTTTCATCCAGTTTTGGGGGGTAACATTGGAAAATATAGGAAAGTATAATCATGAACAAgatttagggccctattttaacgatctgaggtcacggcgtgaagcgcctgctgcaggtgtgtttagggcgtgtacaaatccactttgctagtttgacggcagtaaaaagggtccgtgtgccgggcgcctggttctaaagggttgaccttagtgtcttcattaatcagaggtgagttctgggcgtaacatgtaatcaaccaatcagagatcatctcccattccctttaaaagccaggcgcgtttggaccttggagcattgctgttatgatggaggatctgcaccgtaatatttgtatctgtaatcttctgcatgtgtgtgtgtgtgtgtgtgtgtgtgtgtgtgtgtgtgtgtgtgtgtgctgctgtgcgtccctgcgtgtgtgtgtgtgtgtgtgtgtgtgtgtgtgtgtgtgtgtgtccctgtgtgtgtaacaagcatagtgtgcacgtgctgtgcacgagcctaggagcattttactaatgctctgttaaaataacaatgaaatgctgcgttattgactttagaccaggtttttgttggtcaatggtgccatcacttcccactgcctcaagatagcaatactcccagaatgcacctgaacacacctccctgtaagaccagaatgcacctgaacacacctccctgtaagaccagcacgcccagaatgtacctgaacacacctccctgtaagaccagcacgcccagaatgtacctgaacacacctccctgtaagaccagcacgcacaGAGAGACACCTTTATCAACCATCTTATCTTAAATGTCACTAAAACATAGGGGATGCTCCTGATTGACCATGAGCCAGtcgacataaaaaaaataatcaggaAATCATCCAGGTAACGTCTTATAAATACTTGACCACCTGTGCAATAGACTGCAGCAGAGATTAGACTTCCTAAGGCGACTGAGACGGTAGGGAGTCAGCAGCCAGATCATGCTCATGTTGTACCGGGAGATTCTGGAGAGCATCGTCAGATATGGAGTCACAGCATGGTTTGGCAACTTAACAGTGCAGCTGAGAAGCAGGCTGGTCAGCACACACAAGACAGCTGTGAGGATAACAGGGAGGAAAGAGTACAAGCCCACACAGAGCCTGTACGAGCAGGCAGTCAGACAACAAGCTGAAAGAATCCCTGCAGACTCTCTACACCCTCTCTTTCCTGAATATGAACTTCTGCCATCAGGGAGAAGAGTCCGTGTGCCGAGATGTAAAACTAACAGACTAAGgctgtttagacggaaacgatctgaagagaaaacgcgttttgggggggaaatctgcgtgcatatggtgacacaaaagtgtgtgaaattcgctGTAGTTTGCACACCAGACGGCTAGGTGGCACTGCTACACAACACCAGCAAGGCcgcctacgtagaaccttccttctacttctctccttagtagTGCCAAATGAAACATGTCAAAGCCAACAATAAAAgcttgtctggacagacgaggaggtggagttgcacgtttgtctgatgatgaccagcacagtcgaccgtgataaGCCCCAGCACAGCCCCCACGGGAGCACCACCAATATCCTGAGTCTCCAGCCCTTCAGCTGCTGCTTGAGAGagaggcagcgggcagaggaggctgaagcagaccctcctccaccccctGGCCACTggcactcgctctctctctttctcttcatccatAACGTTGTATCCTACTCTGGCTGacatgaatagcctacatatggtcatcaaactataacaaccttatccacattgtcgaaatcatttaaatattgagccatcaCATTGAacatcttttagataacaggagcctataatttctgtagcctactccgtaacaacagactacctaAATGCCTTTTcctcgtctctctccacaccgctgtcttcagacttttgaGTTTtgaccctttagacgggaacacgacggtggagcgtttttaagatttcccctctggagggtggtttcacttttttgcgtttttaagccccaaaaacaccgtcgccgtataa
This DNA window, taken from Sander vitreus isolate 19-12246 unplaced genomic scaffold, sanVit1 ctg333_0, whole genome shotgun sequence, encodes the following:
- the LOC144513744 gene encoding corticoliberin-like, with product ADCRPADADATATGQRRLPLLLPRPLLLHLGEEFSLRLGGGSAASSPSFPPSSSSSAVNVALLRLTQRLLQVHAEQQEEEKEKRSEEPPISLDLTFHLLREVLQMARAEQQAQQADSNRRMMDTAGK